Proteins encoded in a region of the Sphingomonas sp. OV641 genome:
- a CDS encoding metallophosphoesterase family protein: MRALLLAAAALLAVPAGAQEGTAPIPRTPGTPYAPRSIPDRIVLTAGADPAREMAVAFRTDRAQSSAEAQIVLAVDGPTLERDARTVSGTTRPIDSANGAANYHQVRFAGLEPDRVYAYRVKGAAGWTEWFQFRTAAATFKPFRFLYLGDTQNGILTYASRVIREGFSQGKIALTVHAGDLAAQRDDLDHDDEWGEWNQAGGYNYSQVPQLPATGNHEYVDVLLPGGKESRKLGPYWPLQFALPANGVDPVKATTYFVDYQGVRFIILDGTAALDLGALDAQTKWLDATLAASRATWNVVLFHQPIFTCARPKDTAVLKAAWKPVFERRKVDLVLQGHDHCYSRLTAEAGRDAASAARAKGAPQGPVYLVSVTGSKMYGLNDRALKQPDRVAEATELFQIVDVEQGRLVFRTYTASGMLYDGFDLVRGADGANRLVEVSDRLPTIRTCKGAVGPDGGACVARNK, translated from the coding sequence ATGCGCGCACTGCTGCTCGCCGCCGCTGCCCTTCTCGCCGTGCCCGCGGGCGCGCAGGAGGGCACGGCACCGATCCCGCGCACGCCGGGCACGCCTTATGCGCCGCGTTCTATCCCGGACCGGATCGTGTTGACGGCCGGGGCCGATCCTGCGCGCGAGATGGCGGTGGCGTTCCGCACCGATCGCGCACAGTCCAGCGCGGAGGCGCAGATCGTGCTGGCCGTGGACGGGCCGACACTGGAGCGCGACGCAAGAACCGTCAGCGGCACCACCCGGCCGATCGACAGCGCCAATGGCGCTGCCAACTATCATCAGGTGCGCTTCGCCGGGCTGGAGCCGGATCGGGTCTATGCCTATCGGGTGAAGGGCGCAGCCGGCTGGACCGAATGGTTCCAGTTCCGCACCGCGGCGGCGACGTTCAAGCCGTTCCGCTTCCTCTATCTGGGCGACACGCAGAACGGCATCCTCACTTATGCCTCGCGGGTCATTCGGGAGGGCTTCTCCCAAGGAAAGATCGCGCTGACCGTTCATGCCGGCGATCTCGCCGCGCAGCGCGACGATCTCGACCACGACGACGAATGGGGTGAGTGGAACCAGGCGGGCGGCTATAACTACAGCCAGGTTCCGCAACTGCCCGCGACCGGCAATCACGAATATGTCGATGTGCTGCTGCCGGGCGGCAAGGAAAGTCGCAAGCTGGGGCCTTACTGGCCGCTGCAATTCGCACTGCCGGCGAACGGCGTCGATCCGGTGAAGGCGACGACCTATTTCGTGGACTATCAGGGCGTCCGCTTCATCATCCTGGACGGCACGGCGGCGCTCGACCTCGGCGCGCTCGACGCACAGACCAAGTGGCTTGATGCGACGCTGGCGGCGAGCCGGGCGACGTGGAACGTGGTGTTGTTTCACCAGCCGATCTTCACCTGCGCCCGGCCAAAGGACACCGCGGTGCTGAAGGCGGCGTGGAAGCCCGTATTCGAGCGGCGCAAAGTGGATCTGGTGCTGCAGGGCCACGACCATTGCTACAGCCGCCTGACCGCAGAGGCAGGTCGCGACGCCGCCAGCGCTGCCCGTGCCAAGGGCGCGCCGCAAGGGCCGGTGTACCTCGTTTCCGTCACGGGATCGAAGATGTACGGCCTGAACGATCGTGCGCTGAAGCAGCCCGACCGGGTGGCCGAAGCGACCGAGCTGTTCCAGATCGTGGACGTGGAGCAGGGCAGGCTGGTGTTCCGCACCTATACCGCCAGCGGCATGCTGTACGACGGGTTCGATCTGGTGCGCGGTGCCGATGGCGCCAACCGGCTGGTCGAGGTGAGCGACCGTCTTCCCACCATCCGCACGTGCAAGGGCGCCGTCGGGCCCGATGGCGGCGCGTGCGTGGCACGGAACAAGTAA